The following are encoded in a window of Planctomyces sp. SH-PL62 genomic DNA:
- a CDS encoding choice-of-anchor Q domain-containing protein, protein MEFLEDRVVPTVLLVTTLSDEMVAGAGLSLREAIRASVTRTSVDGSPVGTGDDVIQFDSKLDGGTISLYTAPITTQAGLSGFEVGTTLVIDGETGLSRGITIERDTSAAQFRFFHVTSTGNLTLKGLTVRRFAARGGAGGSGGGAGGGGAAGLGGAVFNQGSLTLLNSTLTGNTAQGGAGGNRSANEGPGNGGGGLGAPGGAGGTQVGGGGGGPNAGSGGNPAENGYNGGFGGGGGGGGKYQFLVPLVGSGGAGGFGGGGGGGGSDAYGAFQANFKGDSGGNGGFGGGGGGPGHDNQTGHPNPGAGGFGAGNAGEGGGGGGGAGMGGAIFNLSGTVVIANSTFTDNAAIGGGGGRGVIAAGVTGVSGAAGKGLGGVVFNYNGTVTISNSTLSGNSADQGGRGILNLRNGNAPAQLVLNNTIVAQGDATVSDVLVQVINSTVIDPAAVSGTANLIRTIVGPASLTGTVSGDPKIGSLERNGGLTPTLAFEFDSPARNAGNQLVATQTDQRGASRGSRPDIGAYELRQGFSLIVNTAADETTNRSTLSLREAIGLADDTLDFSALSPAEQGQVIPISDFDSTISFATSLAGATITLSTAGDGRAGPSAFAVNSPIVINGPAGDSGVTLSAAGTAMRLFAVASGGRLTLRNLTLVGGTAQGSAGGSGDGGDGVGGAIYNEGRLSIFNSTLTGNTARGGIGGSVLGFGGDGGDGQGGAVFNEAGTVVIINSTFTGNSAIGGAGGTALFLDGDDGQGLGGGLFNHNGSLTVTNSTFSMNNVVQPLGATLIAAGRGIYNLNDSNPTAYTSISSTIIGQSDIFIEDFTGTGSPAQGSNNVIRRMSGGLFSSTITADPLLGPLQNNGGPTQTMALVGSSPAIDEGISFNVALTDQRGVPRNVYRVDIGAYERTNFHLIVNTTADETTIESTLSLREAINLINGALSLSSLSAAELAQVLAADTDRISFAGNLNGGTITLSTVGDASVGASALLVSSAIAIEGPGGDCGVTLSAAGVPMRLFYVTSTGSLTLRNLTLSGGTARGAAGSGAGAGDAGRGGAIYNDGSLTVLNSTFTGNSAEGGAGGSGGGAGGDGMGGAIFHEGSDDFRRSVYIINSTFTGNSAIGGSGGSGGTAGKGLGGALFNHNGYISIDYSTFSGDTVTQGDGSTLFAAGREIYSLDDSTSLSAGVDIDRSIVGQSDTSVSEVVGSGGGEDIGMLRAFASLIRTPTFAKPEDSNWFTSMVPDGDPRLGPLRDNGGPTWTMALLPGSPAIDVMTVDSGNRLRTDQRGAYRLLPADIGAFEVRPTLNIIVNTTADEAVDTDDGTLSFREAMNLVIGTLKISDLSDDEKAQVSASISIVSTITFSGSLDGETITLNAVGDQNFGPSAFLVNNRIVIDGSSGGSRITLSAAGTTMRLFRVASSGNLTLQNLTVSGGKAQGFDGGTAGIGGAGGGGAGLGGAIFNQGSLTILNSTLTGNSAQGGDGGWRAFLLNAYGGGGGGGLNAAGDAPYDRSDTHHPGWGGNGGGNFPYSGAARGVDFSSSYINGRDGGFGGGGGGGFGGGLTATSGAGGAGGFGAGGGGGGGGYAFGAGAGGAGGFGGGGGGGNLSAQGAGGYGGGNAVNIGGVSTAGGGAGMGGAVFNEAGVVVITNSTITGNTAIGGDGGGGYPLPTTRAAGKGLGGGLFNHNGTVTVTDSDFTGNTAAQGAALRSLSDSNGNTTASVSAAAYITNTLLGQAQTINFDLLPDKTYGDGDFVISASASSGLPVSFTASGEASVLLIGDVWYVHIIGAGIATITAHQFGDANNDPAQDVSRDLIIARASSVTTTIGDGPFIYDGGVHAGGSGTVTGARLDVDATSLTYSAHSDGTGVADLTNAGVYYVTAHYAGDDNHTASDGEAVAIVIGKATAAITVTPYATTYDGDTHTAAGTATGVGGVDLSGSLNLGGTTHTNAGSYDGDAWSFHDPSGNYEDASGTVDNVIARADAVIVVTPYNVIYDGGSHTATGLVGGNPSSGLNLGGTTHTDAGDYGGDVWTYHDAEGNYNDAAGTVHNSIARADQTIAFGPFGTATFGGGPIPLASASTSGLPVVFSVVSGPGMIQGGSLVLLGAGTIVVQASQAGDANHNAAVAVRRALVVDKAVATIVINPYAVTYDGQAHAATGAVTGVGGIDLSSGLVLGGTTHTDAGSYDGDVWTFHDPSGNYEDAAGAVANRIFKADQTITFGPLGPVTYGAGPITLIATSSSGLPVTFSVLSGPGSIRDSTLTASGAGRIVVRGAQAGDGNYNPASFVHQTQVVDKVNPTLPGVVAVRVRYGNGKSHDLTDSSRESLPWRITGVEVVFSKAVFGTGASLIRHSPALRLAGFRGNGSNTLRWTFARAVESTDLMVQLASTGTNRIRDAAGGALDGDGNGVASDAYSRTFKVLYGDYDGDGSVTTSDAAAIRNLVGRTNVFADLNGDGRVSPADVRIPLRRRNIRDAILNFGRNWRMMSRETHIAGATSTSSGPGNP, encoded by the coding sequence TTGGAGTTCCTCGAGGATCGGGTGGTGCCGACGGTCCTCCTGGTCACCACCCTGAGCGATGAGATGGTCGCCGGCGCCGGCCTCTCCCTGCGCGAAGCCATCCGGGCGTCCGTGACGCGCACCTCGGTGGACGGCTCGCCCGTGGGCACCGGCGACGACGTCATTCAGTTCGATTCGAAGTTGGACGGCGGGACCATCTCCCTCTACACCGCCCCGATCACGACGCAAGCCGGCCTTTCGGGCTTCGAGGTCGGTACGACGCTGGTGATCGACGGCGAGACCGGATTATCCCGAGGCATCACCATCGAGCGCGACACGAGCGCCGCCCAGTTCCGCTTCTTCCATGTCACTTCGACCGGCAACCTGACCTTGAAGGGCTTGACGGTCCGCCGATTCGCGGCCCGGGGCGGTGCCGGCGGCAGCGGGGGCGGCGCCGGCGGCGGCGGTGCCGCAGGCCTGGGCGGGGCGGTCTTCAACCAGGGCTCCCTGACGCTCCTCAACAGCACGCTGACGGGCAACACCGCCCAGGGCGGCGCCGGCGGCAATCGGTCTGCCAACGAGGGGCCGGGCAACGGCGGCGGCGGCCTGGGAGCCCCGGGCGGTGCCGGGGGGACGCAGGTCGGCGGCGGCGGCGGCGGGCCCAATGCCGGTTCCGGCGGCAACCCCGCCGAGAACGGTTACAACGGCGGGTTCGGCGGCGGCGGCGGCGGCGGCGGCAAATATCAGTTTCTCGTTCCCCTCGTCGGTAGCGGAGGCGCGGGCGGGTTCGGCGGCGGCGGGGGGGGCGGCGGCTCCGACGCCTATGGAGCCTTCCAGGCCAACTTCAAGGGCGACAGCGGCGGCAACGGCGGATTCGGCGGCGGCGGCGGCGGCCCAGGCCACGACAATCAGACGGGGCACCCGAATCCTGGCGCCGGCGGGTTCGGCGCCGGTAACGCCGGCGAGGGCGGCGGCGGGGGCGGCGGGGCCGGCATGGGCGGCGCCATCTTCAACCTCTCGGGCACCGTCGTCATCGCCAACAGCACCTTCACCGACAACGCGGCCATCGGCGGCGGCGGCGGCCGCGGCGTCATCGCCGCGGGTGTCACCGGCGTGAGCGGAGCGGCCGGCAAAGGGCTGGGCGGCGTCGTGTTCAACTACAACGGCACCGTCACGATCTCCAACAGCACCCTCTCCGGCAATTCCGCGGACCAGGGCGGACGCGGCATCTTGAACCTGCGCAACGGCAACGCCCCGGCCCAGTTGGTCCTCAACAACACCATCGTCGCCCAGGGCGACGCCACCGTGTCCGACGTGCTCGTCCAGGTGATCAATAGCACCGTGATCGATCCGGCCGCGGTCAGCGGCACGGCCAATCTCATCCGCACGATCGTCGGCCCGGCCAGCTTGACGGGCACGGTCTCGGGCGATCCGAAGATTGGTTCTCTGGAACGCAACGGCGGTCTGACCCCGACCCTTGCGTTCGAGTTCGACAGCCCGGCACGCAATGCGGGCAATCAACTCGTGGCGACGCAAACGGATCAGCGCGGTGCGAGCCGAGGCAGTCGCCCGGACATCGGCGCCTATGAACTTCGCCAGGGATTCTCCCTGATCGTCAACACCGCGGCGGACGAGACCACCAACAGGAGTACGCTGTCCTTGCGCGAGGCGATCGGCCTTGCCGACGACACGCTCGATTTCAGCGCGCTCTCCCCCGCGGAACAGGGCCAGGTCATTCCCATCTCCGACTTCGACAGCACGATCAGCTTCGCGACCAGTCTGGCAGGCGCGACGATCACGCTCTCCACCGCGGGCGATGGCCGCGCCGGACCGTCGGCGTTCGCGGTCAACAGCCCGATCGTCATCAATGGTCCCGCGGGCGACAGCGGCGTCACCCTATCCGCCGCGGGGACGGCGATGCGCCTCTTCGCCGTGGCGAGCGGAGGAAGGCTGACGCTTCGGAACCTGACGCTCGTTGGGGGCACCGCCCAGGGATCCGCCGGCGGAAGCGGGGACGGCGGCGACGGAGTCGGAGGGGCCATCTACAACGAGGGCCGGCTGTCGATCTTCAACAGCACTCTGACGGGCAATACCGCCCGGGGTGGGATCGGCGGTTCCGTTCTTGGATTCGGCGGGGACGGCGGCGACGGCCAGGGCGGTGCCGTGTTCAATGAGGCGGGCACCGTCGTCATCATCAACAGCACCTTCACCGGCAACTCGGCCATCGGCGGCGCCGGCGGCACCGCTCTCTTCCTCGATGGCGACGACGGCCAGGGGCTGGGCGGCGGACTTTTCAATCACAATGGAAGCCTTACGGTAACCAATAGCACGTTCTCCATGAACAACGTGGTCCAGCCGCTTGGCGCGACGCTGATCGCGGCCGGCCGCGGCATCTACAATCTCAACGACTCGAACCCCACCGCGTACACGTCCATAAGCAGCACCATCATCGGCCAGTCCGACATCTTTATCGAGGACTTCACCGGCACGGGTAGCCCTGCTCAAGGCAGCAACAATGTGATCCGAAGGATGAGCGGCGGCCTCTTCTCCTCCACCATCACGGCCGATCCTCTGCTCGGCCCGCTGCAAAACAACGGCGGCCCGACGCAGACCATGGCCCTCGTAGGCAGCAGCCCGGCCATCGACGAGGGGATCAGCTTCAACGTGGCATTGACCGATCAACGCGGCGTGCCTCGGAATGTGTACAGGGTGGACATCGGCGCCTATGAACGCACCAACTTCCACCTGATCGTCAACACCACGGCCGACGAGACCACGATCGAAAGCACGCTGTCCTTGCGCGAGGCGATCAACCTCATCAATGGCGCACTCTCTCTCAGTTCGCTATCCGCGGCGGAACTGGCCCAGGTCCTCGCGGCCGACACCGATCGCATTTCCTTCGCCGGCAACCTGAACGGCGGCACGATCACGCTCTCGACCGTGGGGGACGCCAGCGTCGGGGCGTCGGCGCTGCTGGTTTCCAGCGCCATCGCCATCGAGGGCCCCGGCGGGGATTGCGGCGTCACCCTGTCCGCCGCGGGGGTGCCGATGCGCCTCTTCTACGTGACCAGCACCGGCAGCCTGACCCTGCGGAATTTGACGCTCAGCGGCGGCACGGCCCGGGGCGCGGCCGGCAGCGGGGCGGGCGCCGGCGATGCTGGTCGGGGCGGTGCGATTTATAACGATGGCTCGCTGACCGTCCTCAACAGCACCTTCACCGGCAACTCCGCCGAGGGAGGCGCCGGCGGTTCGGGCGGCGGTGCCGGGGGGGACGGCATGGGGGGCGCCATCTTCCATGAAGGGAGCGACGATTTCCGCCGCTCCGTTTACATCATCAACAGCACCTTCACCGGCAACTCCGCCATCGGCGGATCCGGCGGTTCAGGTGGAACAGCGGGCAAGGGGCTGGGCGGCGCACTGTTCAACCACAACGGCTATATCTCGATCGACTACAGCACCTTCTCCGGCGACACGGTGACCCAGGGCGACGGCTCGACGCTGTTCGCGGCCGGCCGCGAAATCTACAGCCTCGACGATTCGACGTCCCTCTCTGCCGGTGTGGACATTGACAGATCCATCGTCGGTCAGAGCGACACCAGCGTTTCCGAGGTGGTGGGCAGCGGCGGCGGCGAAGATATTGGAATGCTCAGGGCCTTTGCGAGCTTGATCCGCACGCCGACCTTTGCAAAACCCGAAGATAGCAATTGGTTTACGTCCATGGTTCCCGACGGCGACCCTCGGCTCGGCCCCCTGCGAGACAACGGCGGTCCAACCTGGACCATGGCCCTTTTGCCCGGCAGCCCGGCGATCGACGTCATGACCGTCGACTCCGGCAACCGTCTGCGGACGGACCAGCGCGGCGCCTACCGGCTTCTCCCCGCGGACATCGGCGCCTTCGAGGTCCGCCCGACGCTCAACATCATCGTCAACACCACGGCCGACGAGGCCGTCGACACCGATGACGGCACGCTCTCATTTCGCGAGGCGATGAACCTGGTCATCGGCACGCTCAAGATCAGCGACCTGTCCGACGACGAGAAGGCCCAGGTCTCCGCCTCCATCTCGATCGTCAGCACGATCACCTTTTCCGGCAGCCTGGACGGTGAAACGATCACGCTCAACGCCGTGGGCGATCAGAACTTCGGGCCGTCGGCTTTTCTGGTCAACAACCGGATCGTCATCGACGGTTCCAGCGGCGGCAGCCGGATCACGCTGTCGGCCGCAGGCACGACGATGCGCCTCTTTCGCGTGGCGAGCAGTGGCAATCTGACATTGCAAAACTTGACGGTCAGTGGCGGCAAAGCCCAGGGGTTCGACGGAGGCACCGCCGGCATAGGAGGTGCCGGCGGCGGCGGGGCCGGCCTCGGGGGCGCGATTTTTAATCAGGGGTCGTTGACGATCCTCAACAGCACCCTGACCGGAAATTCCGCCCAGGGTGGCGACGGAGGGTGGCGGGCCTTCTTGCTGAACGCCTACGGCGGCGGCGGAGGCGGCGGACTGAATGCCGCCGGCGACGCGCCGTACGACAGGAGCGACACCCATCACCCGGGTTGGGGCGGCAACGGCGGCGGTAACTTCCCCTATTCCGGCGCGGCCCGTGGCGTCGATTTCTCCTCGTCCTATATCAACGGACGGGACGGCGGGTTCGGCGGCGGCGGCGGCGGCGGGTTCGGCGGCGGACTCACCGCCACGAGCGGAGCCGGCGGAGCGGGCGGGTTCGGAGCGGGCGGCGGCGGAGGCGGCGGCGGGTATGCATTCGGCGCCGGCGCCGGCGGCGCGGGCGGGTTCGGCGGCGGCGGCGGCGGGGGGAATCTCTCGGCCCAAGGCGCCGGCGGCTATGGCGGCGGCAACGCGGTAAATATCGGTGGCGTAAGCACCGCGGGGGGCGGCGCCGGGATGGGCGGGGCCGTTTTCAACGAAGCGGGCGTCGTCGTCATCACCAACAGCACCATCACGGGGAACACGGCCATCGGCGGCGACGGCGGCGGCGGCTACCCGCTCCCCACTACCAGAGCGGCCGGCAAGGGGCTCGGCGGCGGACTGTTCAACCACAACGGCACCGTCACGGTCACCGACAGTGACTTCACGGGCAACACGGCGGCTCAGGGCGCCGCCCTTCGCAGCCTCAGCGATTCGAATGGCAACACCACGGCCTCCGTCTCCGCCGCCGCCTACATCACCAACACCCTCCTCGGCCAGGCGCAGACGATCAACTTCGATCTCCTGCCCGACAAGACCTACGGCGACGGCGACTTCGTGATCAGCGCATCGGCGAGTTCCGGCTTGCCCGTAAGCTTCACCGCCAGCGGTGAAGCGAGCGTCCTGCTGATCGGCGACGTCTGGTACGTGCACATCATCGGGGCCGGCATCGCCACCATCACGGCGCACCAGTTCGGCGACGCGAACAACGACCCCGCGCAGGACGTCTCCCGGGATCTCATCATCGCCAGGGCCTCGTCCGTGACGACGACCATCGGTGACGGCCCGTTCATTTACGACGGCGGGGTCCATGCCGGCGGGTCCGGGACCGTGACAGGGGCCCGACTGGACGTCGACGCCACCTCGTTGACCTACTCGGCCCACAGCGATGGGACGGGCGTCGCCGACCTGACCAACGCGGGCGTCTACTACGTGACCGCCCATTACGCCGGCGACGACAACCACACCGCCAGCGACGGCGAGGCGGTCGCCATCGTGATCGGCAAGGCGACGGCCGCGATCACGGTCACGCCCTACGCGACGACCTACGACGGCGACACGCACACGGCGGCCGGCACGGCCACCGGCGTCGGGGGCGTCGACCTGAGCGGAAGCCTCAACCTGGGCGGCACGACGCACACCAACGCCGGCTCCTACGACGGCGACGCATGGAGCTTCCACGACCCCAGCGGCAACTACGAGGACGCCTCCGGGACGGTCGACAACGTCATCGCCAGGGCCGATGCGGTGATCGTCGTGACCCCCTACAACGTCATTTACGACGGCGGCTCCCACACGGCCACCGGCCTGGTCGGCGGCAATCCGTCGTCGGGGCTGAACCTGGGCGGTACGACGCACACCGACGCCGGGGACTACGGCGGAGACGTCTGGACCTACCACGACGCCGAGGGCAACTACAACGACGCCGCGGGGACCGTCCATAACTCGATCGCCAGGGCCGATCAGACCATCGCCTTCGGGCCGTTCGGTACGGCGACGTTCGGCGGCGGCCCGATTCCACTGGCTTCCGCGAGCACCTCCGGATTGCCCGTGGTCTTCAGCGTCGTCTCCGGCCCCGGCATGATCCAGGGCGGCAGCCTGGTCTTGCTCGGCGCCGGCACGATCGTCGTCCAGGCTTCCCAGGCGGGGGATGCGAACCACAACGCAGCCGTCGCCGTGCGGCGAGCCCTGGTGGTCGATAAGGCCGTCGCGACGATCGTGATCAATCCGTACGCCGTCACCTACGACGGCCAGGCGCATGCCGCGACCGGTGCCGTGACGGGCGTCGGCGGCATCGACCTGAGTTCCGGACTTGTGCTCGGTGGCACGACGCACACCGACGCAGGCTCCTACGACGGCGACGTCTGGACCTTCCACGACCCGAGCGGCAACTACGAGGACGCGGCCGGCGCCGTCGCCAACCGCATCTTCAAAGCCGACCAGACCATCACCTTCGGCCCACTTGGGCCGGTGACCTACGGGGCTGGTCCCATCACTCTGATCGCCACGAGCAGTTCCGGTCTTCCCGTAACCTTCAGCGTCCTCTCCGGCCCCGGCAGCATCCGCGACTCTACCCTCACGGCGTCGGGCGCGGGTCGTATAGTCGTCCGGGGCGCGCAGGCGGGCGACGGCAACTACAACCCCGCCTCCTTCGTGCATCAGACCCAGGTCGTCGACAAAGTGAACCCGACTTTGCCGGGGGTGGTCGCCGTCCGCGTGCGCTACGGGAACGGCAAGAGCCACGACCTCACCGATAGCTCGCGCGAGAGCCTCCCCTGGAGGATCACCGGCGTGGAAGTCGTCTTTAGCAAGGCCGTCTTCGGCACTGGCGCCAGCCTGATTCGCCACAGCCCCGCCCTGAGGCTCGCCGGCTTCCGTGGCAATGGCAGCAACACCCTCCGCTGGACATTCGCCAGGGCGGTGGAATCGACGGATCTCATGGTCCAACTCGCTTCGACTGGTACTAATCGCATCCGCGACGCGGCGGGCGGCGCGCTTGACGGCGACGGCAATGGAGTCGCCAGCGACGCCTATTCCCGCACCTTCAAGGTGCTGTACGGGGATTACGACGGCGACGGCAGTGTCACGACGTCGGACGCCGCGGCGATCCGCAATCTGGTCGGCAGAACGAACGTGTTCGCGGACCTGAACGGGGATGGCAGGGTCAGTCCCGCCGATGTACGAATCCCCCTCCGCCGCCGCAACATTCGCGACGCCATTCTGAACTTCGGCCGAAATTGGCGGATGATGAGTCGTGAGACGCATATCGCGGGGGCAACGAGCACCTCGAGCGGTCCCGGCAATCCATGA
- a CDS encoding RNA polymerase sigma factor: MHPYSESWTSRIGRDVPESDRPARPHDEAAEPAAIPVAPTDEEIVRRVLEGDTASFELIMRRYNQRLFRVVRSIIGGESETEDVMQETYLRAYEHLGRFEGRSQFSTWLTRIAVHEATARLRKRRLRRIASDRSGAAPPAVDRDAVEEASQRELGRVLAAALDALPAELRVVFTLRVVERLSTEQTAECLNLTPANVKVRLHRARSALQHWIDRKIGEEARRLYAFAGEDCDRVVRRVLERIGPRPPEAGTVEFLR; encoded by the coding sequence ATGCATCCATACTCAGAATCATGGACATCCAGAATCGGACGAGACGTCCCGGAATCGGATCGGCCCGCGAGACCGCACGATGAGGCGGCGGAACCCGCGGCCATCCCGGTCGCGCCTACGGACGAGGAGATCGTCCGCCGTGTCCTCGAGGGCGATACGGCCTCGTTCGAGCTGATCATGAGGCGGTACAACCAGCGGCTCTTCCGCGTCGTCCGCAGCATCATCGGCGGTGAGTCGGAGACCGAGGACGTGATGCAGGAGACCTACCTCCGGGCCTACGAGCACCTGGGGCGGTTTGAGGGACGCTCGCAGTTCTCCACGTGGCTCACGAGGATCGCCGTGCACGAGGCGACGGCTCGGCTGCGGAAACGACGCCTGCGGCGCATCGCATCGGATCGATCGGGGGCCGCGCCGCCGGCCGTCGATCGGGACGCCGTCGAGGAGGCGAGCCAGAGGGAGCTGGGGCGCGTGCTCGCCGCGGCCCTGGACGCCCTGCCGGCGGAGCTTCGCGTGGTCTTCACGCTGCGGGTGGTCGAGCGGCTCAGCACCGAGCAGACCGCCGAGTGCCTGAACCTGACGCCCGCCAACGTCAAGGTGCGGCTGCATCGCGCCCGGTCCGCGTTGCAGCACTGGATCGACCGGAAGATCGGAGAGGAGGCGCGGCGGCTATACGCGTTCGCCGGGGAGGATTGCGACCGGGTCGTGCGGCGGGTCCTGGAGCGGATCGGGCCGAGGCCCCCCGAAGCGGGGACGGTCGAATTCCTCCGCTGA